Proteins from a genomic interval of Candidatus Angelobacter sp.:
- a CDS encoding SRPBCC family protein yields MQADLDKSQFSLRSVRAEEIEGLIFISLAENPPPITPARQALAPLLKPQGYARAKVAKAVDYLVNANWKLVWENNRECFHCNVNHPQYIKANFDHYNADDTSPRVREAIDSVVTNSEKKWAKSGLAPTHKQTGMTLFPDAERNIWFSANRTPLADGWVSESMDGRQVAPLMGGYSGADVGTLRIRGLPNFWNHSSCDHAVSTRLLPAGPQRTAVRVYWLVDEKAVESRDYDLSRLMPFWQLTSEQDWLICERQQKGVNSSAYTPGPYSAFKEYNVESFVKWYLNLAGGTGHKK; encoded by the coding sequence ATGCAGGCGGACCTCGACAAGTCGCAATTCAGCCTGCGCTCCGTGCGCGCTGAGGAAATCGAAGGATTGATTTTTATTTCCCTGGCGGAAAATCCGCCGCCCATTACGCCGGCCCGTCAGGCGCTTGCGCCTTTGCTCAAACCACAGGGTTATGCGCGAGCGAAGGTTGCGAAGGCGGTCGATTATCTGGTCAACGCCAACTGGAAGCTGGTCTGGGAAAACAACCGCGAATGTTTTCACTGCAATGTCAATCACCCGCAATACATCAAGGCCAATTTCGACCACTACAACGCCGATGACACTTCGCCGCGCGTCCGTGAAGCGATCGACTCCGTCGTGACTAACAGCGAAAAGAAATGGGCGAAAAGCGGTCTCGCCCCGACACACAAACAAACCGGCATGACCTTGTTTCCCGACGCGGAGCGAAACATCTGGTTCTCCGCCAACCGCACACCGCTGGCGGACGGTTGGGTCAGCGAATCGATGGATGGCAGACAAGTTGCGCCACTCATGGGCGGATACTCCGGGGCGGACGTGGGCACGTTGCGTATCCGCGGTCTGCCGAATTTCTGGAACCATTCAAGCTGCGACCACGCGGTTAGCACCCGGCTCCTGCCCGCAGGTCCGCAGCGAACCGCGGTTCGCGTGTACTGGCTCGTGGACGAAAAGGCGGTGGAAAGCCGCGACTACGATCTGTCCAGGCTGATGCCGTTCTGGCAACTGACCTCCGAACAGGATTGGCTGATTTGTGAACGACAACAGAAAGGCGTCAATTCGAGCGCCTACACGCCCGGGCCATATTCGGCATTCAAGGAATATAACGTGGAGAGTTTTGTGAAATGGTATCTGAACCTGGCGGGTGGAACCGGTCATAAAAAATGA
- a CDS encoding FAD-dependent oxidoreductase, with translation MSGLPNAEIIVVGGGAIGCGVAYALAKAGRTEILLIERAAEVGQVTTSQGAGLCGQARDSVERIRLAMHSVAVFRELQKSDVKPDWHEVGSLRIALSERRAGEFRGLEQVAADAGLEAHLIDRIEAKRLWPLMDFTLVKAVLWCPSDGWMTPQRVAESYKHACEQTGVRFLTGTAVERIVIKNGRVTGVKTNRGTAECKYVVNAAGAHAYHVAKLAGLELPIVPVRHEYYITVPMRGLRPDLPCFRIPEMTLYGRVRDGGLLLGGWEPKSLHLDPRSFSLSGEPSAVETDWNVLDSFEKSFTQLLPGTTESKKNFVGKGWPTFTPDGRFIIGESCRAKGFVMAGGCNAHGISGSGGIGKLLVESLLDRRPSAYVKSLSPDRFTETAWKWEEARVQAARVYETYYGV, from the coding sequence ATGAGCGGGCTGCCGAATGCCGAAATCATCGTCGTCGGCGGTGGCGCGATCGGTTGTGGTGTCGCCTATGCCCTCGCGAAGGCGGGCAGGACGGAGATCCTTCTGATCGAACGTGCCGCCGAGGTCGGCCAGGTAACCACGTCCCAGGGCGCGGGTTTGTGCGGTCAGGCGCGCGATTCGGTCGAACGGATCAGGCTCGCCATGCACTCGGTTGCAGTCTTTCGTGAACTGCAAAAGTCTGACGTAAAACCCGACTGGCACGAAGTCGGCTCCCTCCGCATCGCACTGAGCGAAAGGCGCGCCGGGGAATTTCGAGGCCTCGAGCAGGTCGCGGCCGACGCGGGACTTGAAGCGCATCTCATCGACCGGATTGAAGCAAAACGCCTCTGGCCGCTGATGGACTTCACGCTGGTGAAGGCGGTGCTCTGGTGTCCATCCGACGGATGGATGACGCCGCAGCGTGTGGCCGAATCCTACAAACACGCCTGCGAACAAACAGGAGTTCGCTTCCTGACGGGCACAGCGGTCGAACGAATCGTGATAAAAAACGGGCGGGTGACGGGCGTGAAAACGAATCGGGGCACGGCCGAATGCAAGTATGTTGTCAATGCTGCCGGGGCTCATGCGTACCATGTGGCTAAACTTGCCGGACTTGAACTTCCCATCGTCCCCGTGCGCCATGAGTATTACATCACCGTGCCCATGCGCGGGCTGAGACCAGACCTGCCGTGCTTCCGCATTCCGGAAATGACGTTGTACGGCCGTGTGCGCGACGGCGGTTTGCTGCTGGGTGGCTGGGAGCCGAAATCCCTGCACCTCGACCCGCGCAGTTTTTCGTTGAGTGGCGAACCGTCAGCGGTCGAAACCGACTGGAATGTGCTCGACAGCTTCGAGAAGAGTTTCACCCAATTATTGCCGGGCACGACCGAATCGAAAAAGAACTTTGTCGGGAAAGGCTGGCCGACGTTCACCCCGGATGGCCGGTTCATCATCGGCGAAAGTTGCCGCGCGAAAGGATTCGTCATGGCCGGCGGTTGCAACGCGCACGGTATCTCCGGTTCCGGCGGCATCGGCAAACTGCTGGTGGAATCGCTGCTCGACCGCCGTCCCTCTGCGTATGTCAAAAGCCTCAGTCCGGACCGGTTCACCGAAACGGCCTGGAAGTGGGAAGAAGCGCGCGTTCAGGCGGCGCGGGTTTACGAAACCTACTACGGAGTCTGA
- a CDS encoding GNAT family N-acetyltransferase, protein MSIRPLEPYDRSEWLRLRRALWPDCSEAMHACEMEEYSINAATRAVFVFTREDGRLGGFAEVSIRDRVDGSLSARVACLEGWFVESDLQGKGIGRKLVEASERWAAAHGMTEIASDAELSNTAGLKAHAALGFRETFRLVHFLKRLKVLVILAALFGSNIGPHGTPLIEAKVMSVNI, encoded by the coding sequence ATGTCGATTCGTCCGCTGGAACCCTACGATCGGTCCGAATGGCTGCGCCTGCGCCGTGCACTCTGGCCCGACTGCTCGGAGGCAATGCACGCCTGCGAAATGGAGGAATACTCCATCAACGCTGCAACGCGCGCCGTGTTCGTGTTCACCCGCGAAGACGGAAGGCTGGGAGGATTCGCCGAAGTTTCCATCCGCGACCGGGTCGATGGTTCGCTCTCCGCTCGTGTCGCCTGTCTGGAAGGCTGGTTTGTGGAATCAGACCTCCAGGGAAAAGGAATAGGCCGGAAGCTTGTGGAGGCCTCCGAGCGCTGGGCGGCGGCCCATGGTATGACAGAAATCGCAAGCGACGCGGAGTTGAGCAATACCGCGGGCTTGAAGGCTCACGCGGCGCTCGGATTTCGGGAGACCTTTCGACTCGTGCATTTTCTGAAACGCTTGAAAGTGCTGGTCATCCTCGCGGCGCTCTTCGGTTCAAACATCGGCCCGCACGGGACCCCGCTCATCGAAGCAAAGGTGATGTCGGTAAACATTTGA